A region from the Canis lupus baileyi chromosome 27, mCanLup2.hap1, whole genome shotgun sequence genome encodes:
- the FOXN4 gene encoding forkhead box protein N4 isoform X1: protein MVLRIGPVGHWATHQTAPDPQGAQAWWVWRGLQATLQHLITWTRLLATTTSDDDLPGDLQSLSWLTAVDVPRLQQMASGRVDLGGPSTPHPHPGALARAADLHVGATPGALLHGPAGMAPPGLLGLGPLASHGASMNQIPVGGQPSSGLQDPQQLYSPASQTQLPLPPGGQQCPPVGLYGSPFGARPPYPQPRMAVHSSQELHPKHYPKPIYSYSCLIAMALKNSKTGSLPVSEIYSFMKEHFPYFKTAPDGWKNSVRHNLSLNKCFEKVENKMSGSSRKGCLWALNVARIDKMEEEMHKWKRKDLAAIHRSMANPEELDKLISDRPESCRRPGNPETPVLTHATTVAMAHGCLAVSQLPPQPLMTLSLQSVPLHHQVQAQAHLAPDSPAPAQTPPLHALPELSPSPLPHPAMGRAPVDFSNIGSDMSTEVDSLDPSIMDFALQGNLWEEMKDGAFSLDTLGAFGDSPLGCELGAAGLTPASGGSDQSFPDLQVTGLYATYSTPDGVAASATSSSSQYLGAPGNKPIALL from the exons ATGGTGCTCAGAATCGGGCCTGTGGGCCACTGGGCCACACACCAGACAGCCCCTGACCCCCAAGGGGCACAGGCATGGTGGGTCTGGCGTGGGCTCCAGGCTACCTTGCAGCACCTCATAACATGGACAAG gcTCCTGGCCACCACCACCAGCGATGATGACCTGCCCGGGGACCTGCAGTCGTTGTCCTGGCTCACGGCGGTGGACGTGCCGCGGCTGCAGCAGATGGCGAGTGGCCGTGTGGACCTGGGGGGCCCCAGTACACCACACCCACACCCAG GTGCCTTGGCCAGGGCGGCTGACCTGCATGTGGGAGCCACGCCGGGTGCACTGCTCCACGGCCCGGCCGGCATGGCCCCCCCGGGCCTGCTAGGCCTGGGCCCCCTAGCCAGTCACGGAGCCAGC ATGAACCAGATCCCCGTGGGGGGCCAGCCCTCATCCGGCCTGCAGGACCCGCAGCAGCTGTATTCACCTGCCTCCCAAACACAGTTACCGCTCCCCCCAGGTGGCCAGCAG TGCCCGCCTGTGGGCCTGTATGGCTCCCCGTTTGGAGCACGGCCTCCCTACCCCCAGCCCCGCATGGCTGTGCACTCATCTCAGGAACTGCACCCCAAACACTACCCCAAGCCCATCTACtcatacag CTGTCTGATCGCCATGGCCCTGAAGAACAGCAAGACAGGCAGCCTGCCTGTGAGTGAGATCTACAGCTTCATGAAGGAGCACTTCCCCTATTTCAAG ACGGCTCCCGACGGCTGGAAGAACTCCGTGCGGCACAACCTGTCGCTGAACAAGTGCTTCGAGAAGGTGGAGAATAAGATGAGTGGCTCCTCGCGCAAGGGCTGCCTCTGGGCCCTGAACGTGGCCCGCATCGACAAGATGGAGGAGGAGATGCACAAGTGGAAGAGAAAGGATCTTGCCGCCATCCACCGGAGCATGGCCAACCCCG AGGAGCTGGACAAGCTGATCTCGGACCGGCCAGAGAGCTGCAGGCGGCCTGGCAACCCCGAGACCCCTGTGCTGACTCATGCCACCACAGTAGCCATGGCCCATGGCTGCCTGGCTGTCTCCCAACTTCCACCCCAGCCACTGATGACTCTGTCCCTGCAGTCGGTCCCCCTGCACCACCAGGTCCAGGCCCAGGCGCATCTGGCCCCAGACTCTCCCGCCCCGGCCCAGACCCCACCCCTGCATGCCCTGCCGGAACTGAGCCCCagtcccctgccccaccctgccaTGGGAAGGGCCCCTGTGGACTTCAGCAACATCGGCAGCGACATGAGCACTGAGGTGGATTCCCTGGACCCCAGCATCATGGATTTCGCTCTGCAGG GGAACCTCTGGGAGGAGATGAAGGACGGGGCCTTCAGCCTGGACACGCTTGGCGCCTTCGGAGACTCGCCCCTGGGCTGTGAGCTGGGGGCAGCGGGCCTGACCCCCGCCTCTGGTGGCAGCGACCAGTCCTTCCCAGACTTGCAGGTGACGGGTCTCTATGCCACGTACTCAACCCCAGACGGCGTGGCCGCATcagccacctcctcctcctcccagtaCCTGGGCGCCCCAGGGAACAAGCCCATCGCCCTGCTCTGA
- the FOXN4 gene encoding forkhead box protein N4 isoform X2, with translation MIESDISSMMSGIIRNSGQNHHPSPQEYRLLATTTSDDDLPGDLQSLSWLTAVDVPRLQQMASGRVDLGGPSTPHPHPGALARAADLHVGATPGALLHGPAGMAPPGLLGLGPLASHGASMNQIPVGGQPSSGLQDPQQLYSPASQTQLPLPPGGQQCPPVGLYGSPFGARPPYPQPRMAVHSSQELHPKHYPKPIYSYSCLIAMALKNSKTGSLPVSEIYSFMKEHFPYFKTAPDGWKNSVRHNLSLNKCFEKVENKMSGSSRKGCLWALNVARIDKMEEEMHKWKRKDLAAIHRSMANPEELDKLISDRPESCRRPGNPETPVLTHATTVAMAHGCLAVSQLPPQPLMTLSLQSVPLHHQVQAQAHLAPDSPAPAQTPPLHALPELSPSPLPHPAMGRAPVDFSNIGSDMSTEVDSLDPSIMDFALQGNLWEEMKDGAFSLDTLGAFGDSPLGCELGAAGLTPASGGSDQSFPDLQVTGLYATYSTPDGVAASATSSSSQYLGAPGNKPIALL, from the exons gcTCCTGGCCACCACCACCAGCGATGATGACCTGCCCGGGGACCTGCAGTCGTTGTCCTGGCTCACGGCGGTGGACGTGCCGCGGCTGCAGCAGATGGCGAGTGGCCGTGTGGACCTGGGGGGCCCCAGTACACCACACCCACACCCAG GTGCCTTGGCCAGGGCGGCTGACCTGCATGTGGGAGCCACGCCGGGTGCACTGCTCCACGGCCCGGCCGGCATGGCCCCCCCGGGCCTGCTAGGCCTGGGCCCCCTAGCCAGTCACGGAGCCAGC ATGAACCAGATCCCCGTGGGGGGCCAGCCCTCATCCGGCCTGCAGGACCCGCAGCAGCTGTATTCACCTGCCTCCCAAACACAGTTACCGCTCCCCCCAGGTGGCCAGCAG TGCCCGCCTGTGGGCCTGTATGGCTCCCCGTTTGGAGCACGGCCTCCCTACCCCCAGCCCCGCATGGCTGTGCACTCATCTCAGGAACTGCACCCCAAACACTACCCCAAGCCCATCTACtcatacag CTGTCTGATCGCCATGGCCCTGAAGAACAGCAAGACAGGCAGCCTGCCTGTGAGTGAGATCTACAGCTTCATGAAGGAGCACTTCCCCTATTTCAAG ACGGCTCCCGACGGCTGGAAGAACTCCGTGCGGCACAACCTGTCGCTGAACAAGTGCTTCGAGAAGGTGGAGAATAAGATGAGTGGCTCCTCGCGCAAGGGCTGCCTCTGGGCCCTGAACGTGGCCCGCATCGACAAGATGGAGGAGGAGATGCACAAGTGGAAGAGAAAGGATCTTGCCGCCATCCACCGGAGCATGGCCAACCCCG AGGAGCTGGACAAGCTGATCTCGGACCGGCCAGAGAGCTGCAGGCGGCCTGGCAACCCCGAGACCCCTGTGCTGACTCATGCCACCACAGTAGCCATGGCCCATGGCTGCCTGGCTGTCTCCCAACTTCCACCCCAGCCACTGATGACTCTGTCCCTGCAGTCGGTCCCCCTGCACCACCAGGTCCAGGCCCAGGCGCATCTGGCCCCAGACTCTCCCGCCCCGGCCCAGACCCCACCCCTGCATGCCCTGCCGGAACTGAGCCCCagtcccctgccccaccctgccaTGGGAAGGGCCCCTGTGGACTTCAGCAACATCGGCAGCGACATGAGCACTGAGGTGGATTCCCTGGACCCCAGCATCATGGATTTCGCTCTGCAGG GGAACCTCTGGGAGGAGATGAAGGACGGGGCCTTCAGCCTGGACACGCTTGGCGCCTTCGGAGACTCGCCCCTGGGCTGTGAGCTGGGGGCAGCGGGCCTGACCCCCGCCTCTGGTGGCAGCGACCAGTCCTTCCCAGACTTGCAGGTGACGGGTCTCTATGCCACGTACTCAACCCCAGACGGCGTGGCCGCATcagccacctcctcctcctcccagtaCCTGGGCGCCCCAGGGAACAAGCCCATCGCCCTGCTCTGA